From a single Physeter macrocephalus isolate SW-GA unplaced genomic scaffold, ASM283717v5 random_2487, whole genome shotgun sequence genomic region:
- the MAFA gene encoding transcription factor MafA: MAAELAMGAELPSSPLAIEYVNDFDLMKFEVKKEPPEAERFCHRLPPGSLSSTPLSTPCSSVPSSPSFCAPSPGTGGGAGGGGGAAQAGAAPGPASGGPGAVGGASGKPALEDLYWMSGYQHHLNPEALNLTPEDAVEALIGSGHHTGHHGAHHHPEAAAAYEAFRGQGFAGGGGADDMGAGHHHGTHHAGHHHHHHHHHGGAGHGGGGTGHHVRLEERFSDDQLVSMSVRELNRQLRGFSKEEVIRLKQKRRTLKNRGYAQSCRFKRVQQRHILESEKCQLQSQVEQLKLEVGRLAKERDLYKEKYEKLAGRGGPGGAGGAGFPRESSPGVGAKGASDFFL; encoded by the coding sequence ATGGCCGCGGAGCTGGCGATGGGCGCCGAGCTGCCCAGCAGCCCGCTGGCCATCGAGTACGTCAATGACTTCGACCTGATGAAGTTCGAGGTGAAAAAGGAGCCGCCCGAGGCCGAGCGCTTCTGCCACCGCCTGCCGCCCGGCTCGCTATCCTCGACGCCGCTCAGCACGCCCTGCTCCTCCGTGCCCTCCTCGCCCAGCTTCTGCGCGCCCAGCCCGGGCAccggcggcggcgcggggggcggcggcggcgcggcgcaGGCCGGGGCTGCCCCGGGGCCGGCAAGCGGGGGCCCCGGCGCCGTCGGGGGCGCCTCGGGGAAGCCGGCGCTGGAGGATCTGTACTGGATGAGCGGCTACCAGCACCACCTGAACCCCGAGGCGCTCAACCTGACGCCCGAGGACGCGGTGGAGGCGCTCATCGGCAGCGGCCACCACACCGGGCACCACGGCGCGCACCACCACCCAGAGGCCGCCGCGGCCTACGAGGCCTTCCGGGGCCAGGGCttcgcgggcggcggcggcgcggacGACATGGGCGCCGGCCACCACCACGGCACGCACCACGCcggccaccaccatcaccaccaccaccaccacggcGGCGCGGGCCATGGCGGCGGCGGCACGGGCCACCACGTGCGCCTGGAGGAGCGCTTCTCCGACGACCAGCTGGTGTCCATGTCCGTGCGCGAGCTGAACAGGCAGCTCCGCGGCTTCAGTAAGGAGGAGGTCATCCGGCTGAAGCAGAAGCGGCGCACGCTCAAGAACCGCGGCTACGCTCAGTCGTGCCGCTTCAAGCGGGTGCAGCAGCGGCACATCCTGGAGAGCGAGAAGTGCCAGCTCCAGAGCCAGGTGGAGCAGCTGAAGCTGGAGGTGGGGCGCCTGGCCAAGGAGCGGGACCTGTACAAGGAGAAATACGAGAAGCTGGCCGGCCGGGGCGGCCCCGGCGGCGCGGGCGGAGCCGGCTTCCCGCGGGAGTCCTCGCCGGGAGTCGGGGCCAAGGGCGCTTCCGACTTCTTCCTGTGA